One Vespula pensylvanica isolate Volc-1 chromosome 3, ASM1446617v1, whole genome shotgun sequence DNA window includes the following coding sequences:
- the LOC122627487 gene encoding meiotic recombination protein W68, whose translation MSTFSAKRIRSTLLCLDREENTNEKRIDIPFVDNEPFRKMLIRQIEYTTLMIIQKICSGEFPNVFAPSNYDKIESLEYENDVNESDGKTLEFDEIKSIAYTTDSMDFCRKRSKNKLALMMKVMAMSHRLLITNTTITRRSFYYDLKNDIAGILVPTQKYIDLAVYDVAELLDCAPWDLGLIATSKGLVAGNLTLYFTDNQIIDCNVPGGALIPQIISNIISIRAKAKFVLIVEKDSIFQKLLEENTTDLLSCILITGKGYPDIGTRMLIKLLSEKLDIPIYIIVDADPFGMDIMCVYRFGSSTLSKRNDSLACPKIRWLGIHPSELSVLGVKTSLLSERDLSKLTSINSRHYMTETLLRQTRIMRRGKAEIEAVSSFCRNFLTATYISRKIKGNDYI comes from the exons ATGTCTACGTTCTCTGCAAAACGAATAAGATCTACCTTACTATGTCtcgatagagaagaaaatacaaatgaaaaaagaatcgatatacCGTTCGTCGATAACGAACCATTCAG GAAAATGTTGATACGTCAAATCGAATATACGACTCTGATGATAATACAGAAAATTTGTTCTGGGGAATTTCCAAATGTATTTGCTCCAAGTAACTATGATAAAATAGAATCCCTAGAATATGAAAATGATGTTAATGAATCTGATGGTAAGACATTGGAATTCGATGAAATCAAATCTATAGCGTATACGACAGATAGTATGGATTTTTGTCgcaaaagaagtaaaaataaactGGCCTTAATGATGAAAGTAATGGCTATGTCccatcgattattaattacaaatactACAATCACTAGGCGATCTTTTTactatgatttaaaaaatgacaTAGCAGGTATTTTGGTTCCTACGCAAAAATACATAGATTTAGCTGTGTACGATGTCGCTGAACTTTTAGATTGTGCACCATGGGATTTGG GTCTCATTGCTACGTCCAAGGGTTTAGTAGCAGGAAATTTAACCCTATACTTCACGGACAACCAGATTATCGATTGCAATGTTCCAGGAGGTGCACTTATTCCTCAGATAATTTCAAACATTATCTCGATTCGTGCAAAAGCAAAATTCGTTTTGATAGTCGAGAAAGattcgatatttcaaaaattattagaagagAATACTACGGATTTATTGAGTTGTATATTAATCACAGGAAAGGGCTACCCTGATATTGGTACAAGGATGCTAATTAAATTACTTTCTGAAAAACTAGATATtccaatttatattatcgtagATGCTGATCCCTTTGGTATGGATATCATGTGCGTTTATCG ctTCGGATCTTCAACACtatcgaagagaaacgatagTTTAGCTTGTCCCAAAATTCGTTGGCTTGGTATTCACCCCTCGGAATTGAGCGTATTAGGGGTGAAGACTAGTTTGTTGTCCGAAAGGGATTTATCGAAATTGACATCTATCAATAGCCGTCATTACATGACGGAGACGCTGTTAAGACAAACAAGAATAATGCGAAGGGGTAAGGCCGAGATAGAAGCTGTATCATCTTTCTGCCGTAATTTCCTGACAGCTACCTATATCTCACGAAAAATCAAAGGAAACGATTATATCTAA
- the LOC122628121 gene encoding inactive dipeptidyl peptidase 10 isoform X1, producing MNASVNIERNSWRLPPDETVQVADPRSKSAQVKEDLTYAEGGHNWRSIVFSLLVIGFVIAGIVTAIYLLGYVDELLYWSGRRLTLDECLRDDLTPHRLPPTWVSHDKFVYQADDGSLTLLDTSNNTVSLLVSNHTLRQLNVQGYQCSADLRYVLFKHNVKPVFKNTFTAHYTVYDVTNDHHTPLRLHASSKVQQTRLQHATWLGNTTGLVMISENDIYLRIAPSAMEDTQLTDTGVPGIIYNGVPDWLYQEEVLPRPEATWPSPDGTHILFASFNDTKVTALEFPWFGTQSGQEGSASTPLGAPRRGSFPPSRSVRYPTPGSANPEVDLWLLEVNNTNNWTNGNGTSSPLGSTKTKLKPPPVLDGQEYYLISAGWVGGDASQIAVVWMTRSQNLSLVSACRAPLWECEETHSERAPEGQWLDAQPHPIFAPDGDSFLLLAAVQEGDKEHFTHIKHVTLTQQRIAVLSHGRYEVSEILAWDTKAHLVYYLGTRERRPGQKHLYVVRDPIADDPRRLEPLCVTCDLGEVLWSSRFYYTNCTHFGASVSPAMTDDTQGYYVLYCEGPGLPLAGVHMMSSHKMIRVLYDTRIQRADKLSQLALPTRRSFEVPLPQGWKAQVQLLLPPSWREELRDAAFPVLVEVNGRPGSEAVTDKFRIDWGTYMSSHNDVVYVRLDVRGARGQGKRDLFRKIGGVEVQDQLTVLRHLLKTHKYLDVTRVGVWGWGYGGYVTAMVLGSQENVFKCGVAVNPIADWLFYNSAFTERVLGAPAENYKGYVEADLTQRARLVPSHSLYLLHGLADLTAPYTHGVAFAKALSEAGVIFRYQSYADEDHALAGVLEHAYRSMEDFLAECLALDAS from the exons GATCTGACATACGCCGAGGGCGGTCACAATTGGCGAAGCATAGTATTCTCCCTTCTGGTCATCGGCTTCGTTATCGCTGGGATCGTCACGGCTATTTACCTCCTTGG GTACGTTGACGAGCTACTCTATTGGAGCGGCAGACGTCTTACACTGGACGAGTGCCTTCGAGATGACCTGACACCGCATAGGTTACCACCAACTTGGGTATCCCATGACAAATTCGTATACCAAGCGGATGACGGTTCCCTCACTCTCCTGGACACCAGCAACAACACCGTGTCACTTTTGGTCTCTAATCACACACtc agGCAGTTGAACGTCCAAGGTTACCAATGCAGCGCAGATTTGCGTTACGTATTGTTCAAGCACAATGTCAAGCCG gTATTCAAAAACACTTTCACCGCACATTACACAGTCTACGACGTCACGAACGA TCATCACACACCCCTTCGTCTCCACGCCTCGAGTAAGGTGCAACAAACGAGACTTCAACACGCAACGTGGTTGGGCAACACGACCGGTCTCGTGATGATCTCGGAGAACGATATTTATCTTAGGATAGCTCCATCAGCGATGGAAGACACACAACTGACGGATACCGGTGTTCctggtattatatataacggtGTACCTGATTGGTTATATCAGGAAGAAGTATTGCCTAGACCGGAAGCCACGTGGCCGAGTCCCGATGGCACGCATATCCTCTTTGCTTCGTTCAACGACACCAAa GTTACAGCCTTGGAATTCCCTTGGTTCGGTACTCAGTCAGGTCAAGAAGGTTCCGCATCAACCCCACTCGGAGCACCTCGACGTGGCTCTTTTCCACCCTCCAGATCCGTCAGATATCCAACCCCTGGTTCAGCCAATCCGGAAGTCGATTTGTGGTTGTTAGAAGTGAACAATACAAATAACTGGACTAATGGAAATGGAACGAGTAGTCCGTTGGGTAGTACGAAGACGAAACTTAAGCCACCACCTGTCTTGGACGGACA AGAATACTATCTGATATCAGCTGGATGGGTTGGTGGAGACGCTTCTCAAATTGCAGTCGTGTGGATGACCAGGTCTCAGAATTTGTCACTAGTTTCGGCATGTCGTGCGCCTCTTTGGGAGTGCGAGGAAACCCATTCAGAGAGGGCACCCGAGGGTCAATGGTTGGACGCGCAACCGCATCCAATTTTCGCTCCTGACGGTGATAGTTTCCTGCTGCTTGCGGCTGTCCAGGAGGGTGACAAGGAGCATTTCACGCACATAAAGCACGTTACGTTAACGCAACAGAGGATAGCCGTATTATCGCACGGTCGTTACGAG GTGAGCGAGATCCTAGCGTGGGACACCAAAGCTCACCTGGTGTACTATCTGGGTACCAGAGAACGGAGACCTGGACAGAAGCATCTCTACGTGGTACGTGATCCGATCGCCGACGATCCTCGTCGTTTGGAACCTTTGTGCGTTACTTGCGACCTTGGCGAGGTCCTTTGGAGTAGTAG ATTTTATTACACAAATTGCACTCACTTCGGTGCCTCCGTAAGTCCTGCGATGACCGACGACACACAGGGCTACTATGTCCTGTATTGCGAAGGTCCCGGCTTGCCATTGGCCGGTGTGCACATGATGTCATCCCACAAGATGATCCGTGTCCTCTACGATACGCGTATTCAACGTGCCGATAAACTCTCGCAGCTGGCGTTACCGACGAGAAGGAGCTTCGAG GTGCCGTTGCCTCAAGGTTGGAAGGCGCAGGTGCAGTTGCTCCTGCCGCCTTCCTGGCGAGAGGAACTAAGAGACGCAGCGTTTCCAGTTTTGGTGGAGGTCAATGGTCGGCCAGGAAGCGAGGCAGTAACAGATAAATTTAGAATAGACTGGGGTACTTACATGTCGAGTCACAACGACGTCGTTTACGTGAGACTCGATGTTCGTGGAGCGAGAGgacaaggaaaaagagatcttTTCCGGAAGATCGGAGGCGTCGAAGTTCAGGACCAGCTGACTGTCCTTAGGCATCTTTTAAAGACACACAAATACTTGGACGTCACCAGAGTTGGCGTCTGGGGCTGGGGTTACGGTGGTTACGTTACTGCCATGGTACTAGGAAGTCAAGAGAACGTCTTCAAGTGCGGTGTCGCCGTCAATCCGATAGCCGATTGGCTCTTTTATA ACTCCGCTTTTACGGAGCGAGTCCTCGGTGCACCAGCTGAGAACTATAAGGGTTACGTAGAGGCTGATTTGACTCAAAGAGCGAGATTAGTGCCGAGTCATAgtctttatcttcttcatgGTCTAGCAGACCTAACAGCGCCTTATACGCATGGCGTTGCCTTTGCCAAGGCTTTGTCTGAAGCGGGAGTCATCTTTAGGTACCAG AGCTACGCGGACGAAGATCATGCCTTAGCAGGTGTGCTCGAACACGCTTATCGTTCTATGGAGGACTTTCTCGCCGAGTGCCTCGCCTTGGATGCCTCCTAG
- the LOC122628121 gene encoding inactive dipeptidyl peptidase 10 isoform X3, protein MSEDLTYAEGGHNWRSIVFSLLVIGFVIAGIVTAIYLLGYVDELLYWSGRRLTLDECLRDDLTPHRLPPTWVSHDKFVYQADDGSLTLLDTSNNTVSLLVSNHTLRQLNVQGYQCSADLRYVLFKHNVKPVFKNTFTAHYTVYDVTNDHHTPLRLHASSKVQQTRLQHATWLGNTTGLVMISENDIYLRIAPSAMEDTQLTDTGVPGIIYNGVPDWLYQEEVLPRPEATWPSPDGTHILFASFNDTKVTALEFPWFGTQSGQEGSASTPLGAPRRGSFPPSRSVRYPTPGSANPEVDLWLLEVNNTNNWTNGNGTSSPLGSTKTKLKPPPVLDGQEYYLISAGWVGGDASQIAVVWMTRSQNLSLVSACRAPLWECEETHSERAPEGQWLDAQPHPIFAPDGDSFLLLAAVQEGDKEHFTHIKHVTLTQQRIAVLSHGRYEVSEILAWDTKAHLVYYLGTRERRPGQKHLYVVRDPIADDPRRLEPLCVTCDLGEVLWSSRFYYTNCTHFGASVSPAMTDDTQGYYVLYCEGPGLPLAGVHMMSSHKMIRVLYDTRIQRADKLSQLALPTRRSFEVPLPQGWKAQVQLLLPPSWREELRDAAFPVLVEVNGRPGSEAVTDKFRIDWGTYMSSHNDVVYVRLDVRGARGQGKRDLFRKIGGVEVQDQLTVLRHLLKTHKYLDVTRVGVWGWGYGGYVTAMVLGSQENVFKCGVAVNPIADWLFYNSAFTERVLGAPAENYKGYVEADLTQRARLVPSHSLYLLHGLADLTAPYTHGVAFAKALSEAGVIFRYQSYADEDHALAGVLEHAYRSMEDFLAECLALDAS, encoded by the exons GATCTGACATACGCCGAGGGCGGTCACAATTGGCGAAGCATAGTATTCTCCCTTCTGGTCATCGGCTTCGTTATCGCTGGGATCGTCACGGCTATTTACCTCCTTGG GTACGTTGACGAGCTACTCTATTGGAGCGGCAGACGTCTTACACTGGACGAGTGCCTTCGAGATGACCTGACACCGCATAGGTTACCACCAACTTGGGTATCCCATGACAAATTCGTATACCAAGCGGATGACGGTTCCCTCACTCTCCTGGACACCAGCAACAACACCGTGTCACTTTTGGTCTCTAATCACACACtc agGCAGTTGAACGTCCAAGGTTACCAATGCAGCGCAGATTTGCGTTACGTATTGTTCAAGCACAATGTCAAGCCG gTATTCAAAAACACTTTCACCGCACATTACACAGTCTACGACGTCACGAACGA TCATCACACACCCCTTCGTCTCCACGCCTCGAGTAAGGTGCAACAAACGAGACTTCAACACGCAACGTGGTTGGGCAACACGACCGGTCTCGTGATGATCTCGGAGAACGATATTTATCTTAGGATAGCTCCATCAGCGATGGAAGACACACAACTGACGGATACCGGTGTTCctggtattatatataacggtGTACCTGATTGGTTATATCAGGAAGAAGTATTGCCTAGACCGGAAGCCACGTGGCCGAGTCCCGATGGCACGCATATCCTCTTTGCTTCGTTCAACGACACCAAa GTTACAGCCTTGGAATTCCCTTGGTTCGGTACTCAGTCAGGTCAAGAAGGTTCCGCATCAACCCCACTCGGAGCACCTCGACGTGGCTCTTTTCCACCCTCCAGATCCGTCAGATATCCAACCCCTGGTTCAGCCAATCCGGAAGTCGATTTGTGGTTGTTAGAAGTGAACAATACAAATAACTGGACTAATGGAAATGGAACGAGTAGTCCGTTGGGTAGTACGAAGACGAAACTTAAGCCACCACCTGTCTTGGACGGACA AGAATACTATCTGATATCAGCTGGATGGGTTGGTGGAGACGCTTCTCAAATTGCAGTCGTGTGGATGACCAGGTCTCAGAATTTGTCACTAGTTTCGGCATGTCGTGCGCCTCTTTGGGAGTGCGAGGAAACCCATTCAGAGAGGGCACCCGAGGGTCAATGGTTGGACGCGCAACCGCATCCAATTTTCGCTCCTGACGGTGATAGTTTCCTGCTGCTTGCGGCTGTCCAGGAGGGTGACAAGGAGCATTTCACGCACATAAAGCACGTTACGTTAACGCAACAGAGGATAGCCGTATTATCGCACGGTCGTTACGAG GTGAGCGAGATCCTAGCGTGGGACACCAAAGCTCACCTGGTGTACTATCTGGGTACCAGAGAACGGAGACCTGGACAGAAGCATCTCTACGTGGTACGTGATCCGATCGCCGACGATCCTCGTCGTTTGGAACCTTTGTGCGTTACTTGCGACCTTGGCGAGGTCCTTTGGAGTAGTAG ATTTTATTACACAAATTGCACTCACTTCGGTGCCTCCGTAAGTCCTGCGATGACCGACGACACACAGGGCTACTATGTCCTGTATTGCGAAGGTCCCGGCTTGCCATTGGCCGGTGTGCACATGATGTCATCCCACAAGATGATCCGTGTCCTCTACGATACGCGTATTCAACGTGCCGATAAACTCTCGCAGCTGGCGTTACCGACGAGAAGGAGCTTCGAG GTGCCGTTGCCTCAAGGTTGGAAGGCGCAGGTGCAGTTGCTCCTGCCGCCTTCCTGGCGAGAGGAACTAAGAGACGCAGCGTTTCCAGTTTTGGTGGAGGTCAATGGTCGGCCAGGAAGCGAGGCAGTAACAGATAAATTTAGAATAGACTGGGGTACTTACATGTCGAGTCACAACGACGTCGTTTACGTGAGACTCGATGTTCGTGGAGCGAGAGgacaaggaaaaagagatcttTTCCGGAAGATCGGAGGCGTCGAAGTTCAGGACCAGCTGACTGTCCTTAGGCATCTTTTAAAGACACACAAATACTTGGACGTCACCAGAGTTGGCGTCTGGGGCTGGGGTTACGGTGGTTACGTTACTGCCATGGTACTAGGAAGTCAAGAGAACGTCTTCAAGTGCGGTGTCGCCGTCAATCCGATAGCCGATTGGCTCTTTTATA ACTCCGCTTTTACGGAGCGAGTCCTCGGTGCACCAGCTGAGAACTATAAGGGTTACGTAGAGGCTGATTTGACTCAAAGAGCGAGATTAGTGCCGAGTCATAgtctttatcttcttcatgGTCTAGCAGACCTAACAGCGCCTTATACGCATGGCGTTGCCTTTGCCAAGGCTTTGTCTGAAGCGGGAGTCATCTTTAGGTACCAG AGCTACGCGGACGAAGATCATGCCTTAGCAGGTGTGCTCGAACACGCTTATCGTTCTATGGAGGACTTTCTCGCCGAGTGCCTCGCCTTGGATGCCTCCTAG
- the LOC122628121 gene encoding inactive dipeptidyl peptidase 10 isoform X2: MNASVNIERNSWRLPPDETVQVADPRSKSAQDLTYAEGGHNWRSIVFSLLVIGFVIAGIVTAIYLLGYVDELLYWSGRRLTLDECLRDDLTPHRLPPTWVSHDKFVYQADDGSLTLLDTSNNTVSLLVSNHTLRQLNVQGYQCSADLRYVLFKHNVKPVFKNTFTAHYTVYDVTNDHHTPLRLHASSKVQQTRLQHATWLGNTTGLVMISENDIYLRIAPSAMEDTQLTDTGVPGIIYNGVPDWLYQEEVLPRPEATWPSPDGTHILFASFNDTKVTALEFPWFGTQSGQEGSASTPLGAPRRGSFPPSRSVRYPTPGSANPEVDLWLLEVNNTNNWTNGNGTSSPLGSTKTKLKPPPVLDGQEYYLISAGWVGGDASQIAVVWMTRSQNLSLVSACRAPLWECEETHSERAPEGQWLDAQPHPIFAPDGDSFLLLAAVQEGDKEHFTHIKHVTLTQQRIAVLSHGRYEVSEILAWDTKAHLVYYLGTRERRPGQKHLYVVRDPIADDPRRLEPLCVTCDLGEVLWSSRFYYTNCTHFGASVSPAMTDDTQGYYVLYCEGPGLPLAGVHMMSSHKMIRVLYDTRIQRADKLSQLALPTRRSFEVPLPQGWKAQVQLLLPPSWREELRDAAFPVLVEVNGRPGSEAVTDKFRIDWGTYMSSHNDVVYVRLDVRGARGQGKRDLFRKIGGVEVQDQLTVLRHLLKTHKYLDVTRVGVWGWGYGGYVTAMVLGSQENVFKCGVAVNPIADWLFYNSAFTERVLGAPAENYKGYVEADLTQRARLVPSHSLYLLHGLADLTAPYTHGVAFAKALSEAGVIFRYQSYADEDHALAGVLEHAYRSMEDFLAECLALDAS, encoded by the exons GATCTGACATACGCCGAGGGCGGTCACAATTGGCGAAGCATAGTATTCTCCCTTCTGGTCATCGGCTTCGTTATCGCTGGGATCGTCACGGCTATTTACCTCCTTGG GTACGTTGACGAGCTACTCTATTGGAGCGGCAGACGTCTTACACTGGACGAGTGCCTTCGAGATGACCTGACACCGCATAGGTTACCACCAACTTGGGTATCCCATGACAAATTCGTATACCAAGCGGATGACGGTTCCCTCACTCTCCTGGACACCAGCAACAACACCGTGTCACTTTTGGTCTCTAATCACACACtc agGCAGTTGAACGTCCAAGGTTACCAATGCAGCGCAGATTTGCGTTACGTATTGTTCAAGCACAATGTCAAGCCG gTATTCAAAAACACTTTCACCGCACATTACACAGTCTACGACGTCACGAACGA TCATCACACACCCCTTCGTCTCCACGCCTCGAGTAAGGTGCAACAAACGAGACTTCAACACGCAACGTGGTTGGGCAACACGACCGGTCTCGTGATGATCTCGGAGAACGATATTTATCTTAGGATAGCTCCATCAGCGATGGAAGACACACAACTGACGGATACCGGTGTTCctggtattatatataacggtGTACCTGATTGGTTATATCAGGAAGAAGTATTGCCTAGACCGGAAGCCACGTGGCCGAGTCCCGATGGCACGCATATCCTCTTTGCTTCGTTCAACGACACCAAa GTTACAGCCTTGGAATTCCCTTGGTTCGGTACTCAGTCAGGTCAAGAAGGTTCCGCATCAACCCCACTCGGAGCACCTCGACGTGGCTCTTTTCCACCCTCCAGATCCGTCAGATATCCAACCCCTGGTTCAGCCAATCCGGAAGTCGATTTGTGGTTGTTAGAAGTGAACAATACAAATAACTGGACTAATGGAAATGGAACGAGTAGTCCGTTGGGTAGTACGAAGACGAAACTTAAGCCACCACCTGTCTTGGACGGACA AGAATACTATCTGATATCAGCTGGATGGGTTGGTGGAGACGCTTCTCAAATTGCAGTCGTGTGGATGACCAGGTCTCAGAATTTGTCACTAGTTTCGGCATGTCGTGCGCCTCTTTGGGAGTGCGAGGAAACCCATTCAGAGAGGGCACCCGAGGGTCAATGGTTGGACGCGCAACCGCATCCAATTTTCGCTCCTGACGGTGATAGTTTCCTGCTGCTTGCGGCTGTCCAGGAGGGTGACAAGGAGCATTTCACGCACATAAAGCACGTTACGTTAACGCAACAGAGGATAGCCGTATTATCGCACGGTCGTTACGAG GTGAGCGAGATCCTAGCGTGGGACACCAAAGCTCACCTGGTGTACTATCTGGGTACCAGAGAACGGAGACCTGGACAGAAGCATCTCTACGTGGTACGTGATCCGATCGCCGACGATCCTCGTCGTTTGGAACCTTTGTGCGTTACTTGCGACCTTGGCGAGGTCCTTTGGAGTAGTAG ATTTTATTACACAAATTGCACTCACTTCGGTGCCTCCGTAAGTCCTGCGATGACCGACGACACACAGGGCTACTATGTCCTGTATTGCGAAGGTCCCGGCTTGCCATTGGCCGGTGTGCACATGATGTCATCCCACAAGATGATCCGTGTCCTCTACGATACGCGTATTCAACGTGCCGATAAACTCTCGCAGCTGGCGTTACCGACGAGAAGGAGCTTCGAG GTGCCGTTGCCTCAAGGTTGGAAGGCGCAGGTGCAGTTGCTCCTGCCGCCTTCCTGGCGAGAGGAACTAAGAGACGCAGCGTTTCCAGTTTTGGTGGAGGTCAATGGTCGGCCAGGAAGCGAGGCAGTAACAGATAAATTTAGAATAGACTGGGGTACTTACATGTCGAGTCACAACGACGTCGTTTACGTGAGACTCGATGTTCGTGGAGCGAGAGgacaaggaaaaagagatcttTTCCGGAAGATCGGAGGCGTCGAAGTTCAGGACCAGCTGACTGTCCTTAGGCATCTTTTAAAGACACACAAATACTTGGACGTCACCAGAGTTGGCGTCTGGGGCTGGGGTTACGGTGGTTACGTTACTGCCATGGTACTAGGAAGTCAAGAGAACGTCTTCAAGTGCGGTGTCGCCGTCAATCCGATAGCCGATTGGCTCTTTTATA ACTCCGCTTTTACGGAGCGAGTCCTCGGTGCACCAGCTGAGAACTATAAGGGTTACGTAGAGGCTGATTTGACTCAAAGAGCGAGATTAGTGCCGAGTCATAgtctttatcttcttcatgGTCTAGCAGACCTAACAGCGCCTTATACGCATGGCGTTGCCTTTGCCAAGGCTTTGTCTGAAGCGGGAGTCATCTTTAGGTACCAG AGCTACGCGGACGAAGATCATGCCTTAGCAGGTGTGCTCGAACACGCTTATCGTTCTATGGAGGACTTTCTCGCCGAGTGCCTCGCCTTGGATGCCTCCTAG